From the Musa acuminata AAA Group cultivar baxijiao chromosome BXJ3-7, Cavendish_Baxijiao_AAA, whole genome shotgun sequence genome, one window contains:
- the LOC135642057 gene encoding heavy metal-associated isoprenylated plant protein 37-like, with product MGKEEFEVLKLKTHILKVNIHCDGCRLKVKKLLHRIEGVFSVNVDVENQKVTVQGNVDSETLIRKLTRSGKHAELWSGKASGDQKNSHGQQKQAAPPVKDGNKNKKDQGKQDLKAPKPQPKKLSPLSSDEDNDDDGEDDEDVDDEVRLFDKLKQFNLLMQANNAAAGAKKNTNGNATGFMGGKKDGANPNQSHMKHPNGSAKKGVNVAAHQKTINTDPSKGEGRRVTDINGMTGLGLGGLGGNSNGGGFQGNAFHGYAGLPPHGGGQHQPPMMVNMQGYQAHPSPMMSNFRVHDNRYMQPQMMHLRSPQISPYTAYYNCHPSPYLQSNQSYNEYVTHLFSDDNTRGCVVM from the exons ATGGGTAAGGAGGAGTTCGAGGTTCTCAAGCTCAAG ACACACATCCTGAAGGTGAACATACACTGCGATGGTTGCAGGCTGAAAGTTAAGAAGCTCCTCCATAGGATCGAAG GAGTCTTCTCAGTAAACGTAGACGTGGAGAACCAGAAGGTCACAGTCCAAGGGAATGTGGACTCTGAAACTCTAATAAGGAAGCTGACAAGATCAGGGAAGCATGCAGAGCTCTGGTCTGGGAAAgccagcggcgaccagaagaacaGCCACGGCCAACAGAAGCAAGCTGCTCCACCGGTGAAGGACGGAAACAAGAACAAGAAAGACCAGGGCAAGCAGGACCTCAAAGCCCCCAAACCCCAGCccaaaaagctttctcccctcagCTCTGATGAGGATAACGATGATGACGGCGAGGACGACGAGGACGTTGACGATGAGGTGCGACTGTTCGATAAGCTCAAGCAGTTTAATCTTCTGATGCAGGCAAACAATGCAGCAGCTGGTGCAAAGAAGAATACCAATGGCAACGCAACCGGCTTCATGGGTGGAAAGAAGGATGGGGCAAATCCTAACCAGAGCCACATGAAGCACCCAAATGGATCAGCGAAAAAGGGTGTAAATGTGGCAGCCCACCAAAAGACGATCAACACCGATCCGAGTAAAGGGGAAGGAAGAAGGGTGACAGACATCAATGGCATGACAGGTCTCGGCCTGGGTGGGCTCGGTGGAAACAGCAATGGAGGAGGCTTCCAAGGAAATGCCTTCCATGGCTACGCAGGCCTCCCCCCACATGGCGGAGGGCAGCATCAGCCCCCCATGATGGTGAACATGCAGGGATATCAGGCCCATCCGTCCCCCATGATGAGCAATTTTAGGGTGCATGACAACAGATACATGCAGCCACAGATGATGCATCTCAGGTCCCCTCAGATATCCCCTTACACTGCCTACTACAATTGCCATCCGAGTCCTTATCTCCAGAGCAATCAATCATACAACGAGTATGTAACTCATCTTTTCAGTGATGACAACACCAGAGGTTGTGTTGTCATGTAA